One window of Sphingobacteriales bacterium genomic DNA carries:
- a CDS encoding alpha-ketoglutarate-dependent dioxygenase AlkB → MKNKTIPLLLMLQSSVVSLPDSEIYYYPHFFQENEADDILIKMLAPGLIEWKQESIQLFGKKVLTPRLSAWYGEEGTEYTYSGLTMKPIPFTPELKYIKHKLEKINPICHFNSVLLNLYRDGQDSMGWHSDDEPELGKNPIIASVSFGAARRFIFRNTKQKQLKQEIFLQHGSLLLMKGTTQHFWQHALPKTSKATGVRINLTYRKILNRERK, encoded by the coding sequence ATGAAAAATAAAACCATACCTTTACTACTTATGTTACAATCGTCCGTTGTCAGCCTGCCTGATTCTGAAATATATTATTACCCTCATTTTTTTCAAGAAAATGAAGCGGACGATATATTGATAAAAATGCTGGCACCGGGTCTAATTGAATGGAAGCAGGAAAGTATTCAACTGTTTGGTAAAAAAGTATTGACACCGAGACTCAGTGCATGGTATGGAGAAGAAGGAACTGAATATACCTATTCCGGCCTGACTATGAAACCCATACCCTTTACACCTGAGTTAAAGTATATCAAACATAAGTTAGAGAAGATTAACCCAATCTGTCACTTTAACAGTGTTTTACTCAACCTTTACCGCGATGGTCAGGATTCCATGGGTTGGCACTCAGATGATGAACCTGAGTTGGGGAAAAATCCAATCATTGCATCTGTCAGTTTTGGAGCTGCAAGGCGTTTTATTTTCCGCAACACCAAGCAAAAACAACTCAAACAAGAAATTTTTCTTCAACATGGTTCTTTATTGCTGATGAAAGGAACCACCCAACACTTCTGGCAACATGCTTTGCCTAAAACATCGAAGGCAACCGGTGTCAGAATTAACCTGACTTATCGAAAAATCTTAAATAGAGAAAGAAAATGA
- a CDS encoding M1 family metallopeptidase, with amino-acid sequence MKRHLPFIIYLLSVFMINACAMVKETRKQVETNIETVENQDWEGLYNPLNEAYEETNKDSIPYHETAKRVNDLLHTKLEVSFDWENHYLFGKATLTFKPYFYPSNTLILDAKGFDIHQVALVSKSGNKDLKYDYDSMKLEIALDKTYTKTDTFIIYIHYTAKPDELDQKNEEITYQNKGLYFISHEHEDSSGTPRQIWTQGETESSSCWFPTIDHPNERTTQEISITVPENFLTLSNGKLMSSTNNPDGTRTDYWKQTSPHAPYLFAMAIDEYVLIKDKWRNIEVNYYLDSLYAHLADNIFGNTPEMLEFFSNKLNYPYPWDKYSQAIVYNFVAGAMENTGATLFYDDLYYYGHQKGKSDDIIAHELFHHWFGDLVTCESWANLPLNESFATYGEYLWFEFKYGKKEADLHLQNDLLDYLDESFTKKEPLIRFYYSSSEDMFDRHSYQKGGRVLHILRNYVGDEAFFTALNLYLRQNAYQSVEIHNLRLAFEEVTGEDLNWFFNQWFLTNGHPVLDITHQYDSLAGKLLIEVLQKQPESTVYRIPTHVDIFFKNGTKERKNILLNQTTQVFEFNLKQKPVNLIFDPDRIILGEIYTHQNTDEFIHQFYNGNHYLDQIETLYQLDDLQSEPVVQKLFADALKNDFWMVQQEALYLLIPSVYSGQGHQLKNAMVDLINSTGNTDLKIMALEKLMEFFGEEKDLINTYKGFLTNAHEDIFQSVLYYLIVLDQEIALSEAHKLSDTENPKLAFSIASVFAEAGDENDQPYFETWLPKATGDVLYNFIDSYGHFLSRMETMSVVQKGVLTLKNIALSKQDWWIKLIATQQIAYIKDVFTDKMNENPGNSKIAPLVNLSNDTLQSIKSKETNAKLLELYENL; translated from the coding sequence ATGAAACGACATTTACCCTTTATCATTTACTTATTGTCGGTTTTTATGATTAATGCCTGTGCTATGGTCAAAGAAACCAGAAAACAGGTGGAAACAAACATCGAAACAGTTGAAAATCAGGATTGGGAAGGATTGTACAACCCTTTGAATGAAGCTTATGAAGAAACCAATAAAGATTCCATTCCTTATCATGAAACCGCAAAACGGGTTAACGACTTGTTACACACAAAGTTGGAAGTCAGTTTTGACTGGGAAAATCATTATTTGTTTGGAAAAGCCACATTGACCTTTAAGCCCTATTTTTATCCTTCAAATACCCTGATTTTAGATGCCAAAGGCTTCGATATTCATCAGGTTGCTCTTGTATCCAAATCGGGCAACAAAGACCTGAAATATGACTATGATTCCATGAAATTAGAAATTGCGCTCGATAAAACCTATACCAAAACTGATACCTTTATTATCTACATTCATTATACTGCAAAGCCGGATGAACTCGATCAAAAAAATGAGGAAATAACCTACCAAAATAAAGGACTGTATTTTATCAGTCATGAACATGAAGATTCATCAGGAACTCCAAGGCAAATTTGGACACAAGGGGAAACAGAATCCTCTTCATGCTGGTTTCCAACAATTGACCACCCCAACGAAAGAACGACACAGGAAATCAGCATTACCGTTCCTGAAAACTTCTTAACGCTTTCAAACGGGAAACTGATGAGTTCTACCAATAATCCAGACGGTACCCGAACTGACTACTGGAAACAAACCTCCCCCCATGCCCCCTATCTTTTCGCAATGGCTATTGACGAATATGTTCTGATTAAAGACAAATGGAGAAACATTGAGGTCAATTATTATCTCGACAGTCTTTATGCACACCTTGCCGATAATATTTTTGGAAATACGCCTGAAATGCTGGAGTTCTTTTCCAACAAACTCAACTACCCTTATCCCTGGGATAAATACTCACAGGCAATCGTCTATAACTTTGTTGCCGGAGCGATGGAAAATACCGGAGCAACCTTGTTCTATGACGATTTGTATTATTATGGGCATCAAAAAGGAAAAAGTGATGACATCATTGCACATGAACTTTTCCATCACTGGTTTGGTGATTTAGTAACCTGTGAGTCGTGGGCAAATTTACCGCTCAATGAATCATTTGCAACTTATGGCGAATATCTTTGGTTTGAATTTAAGTATGGTAAAAAAGAAGCCGATCTTCACCTGCAAAATGACCTATTAGATTATTTAGACGAATCTTTTACAAAAAAAGAACCCCTAATCCGCTTTTATTATAGTAGCAGTGAAGACATGTTCGACCGGCATTCTTACCAAAAAGGGGGAAGAGTTTTACATATCCTTAGAAATTATGTGGGCGATGAAGCTTTTTTTACTGCACTTAACCTCTATTTGCGTCAAAATGCTTATCAAAGCGTAGAAATCCACAATCTCAGACTGGCTTTTGAAGAAGTTACCGGTGAAGATCTGAACTGGTTTTTTAATCAATGGTTTTTAACCAACGGGCATCCTGTTCTTGACATTACGCATCAATACGATTCTTTAGCAGGAAAACTGTTGATAGAAGTTTTACAAAAACAGCCCGAATCTACTGTTTACAGAATTCCAACTCATGTTGATATTTTTTTCAAAAATGGAACCAAAGAACGGAAAAATATCCTGCTAAATCAGACGACCCAAGTTTTTGAGTTTAATCTGAAACAAAAACCTGTTAATCTAATTTTTGATCCTGACCGTATCATTCTCGGTGAAATATACACCCACCAAAACACAGATGAATTCATCCATCAGTTTTATAACGGCAACCACTATTTGGATCAAATAGAAACACTTTACCAACTTGATGATTTGCAAAGCGAACCGGTTGTACAGAAATTGTTTGCCGATGCTCTAAAAAATGATTTTTGGATGGTTCAACAAGAAGCTTTGTATCTTCTTATTCCGTCCGTTTATTCCGGACAAGGACATCAACTCAAAAATGCAATGGTAGATTTGATCAATAGTACCGGTAACACTGATTTGAAAATCATGGCATTGGAAAAACTGATGGAATTTTTTGGTGAAGAAAAAGACTTAATCAACACTTACAAAGGATTTCTGACAAATGCTCATGAAGATATATTTCAATCAGTGCTTTACTATCTAATTGTTTTAGATCAGGAGATTGCTTTATCGGAAGCTCATAAACTGAGCGATACTGAAAATCCCAAACTTGCATTCTCAATAGCCTCTGTTTTTGCCGAGGCCGGCGATGAAAACGACCAACCCTATTTTGAAACCTGGTTGCCTAAAGCTACCGGTGATGTTCTATACAATTTTATCGATTCTTACGGGCATTTTTTAAGTCGGATGGAAACTATGAGTGTTGTTCAGAAAGGTGTTTTAACCCTTAAAAACATTGCATTGTCAAAACAAGACTGGTGGATAAAATTAATTGCAACGCAGCAAATCGCCTATATTAAAGACGTATTCACCGATAAAATGAATGAAAACCCCGGAAATTCTAAAATTGCACCTTTGGTTAATTTATCGAACGATACGTTGCAAAGCATTAAAAGTAAGGAGACCAACGCAAAACTCTTAGAGTTGTACGAAAATTTGTAA
- the rpsF gene encoding 30S ribosomal protein S6 — protein sequence MLKSYECVLIFTPVLTKEEVEKVVGDYQELIKSQGGEIVHTDFWGIKSLAYPIKKKTTGFYLVIEYSAPGESTAKLEIFYKRDERILRFLTTQLDKFAVEYNERKRKGLIGKGVKNKVTGKSANKAEEDFEDLVISDDFQNMED from the coding sequence ATGCTAAAATCGTACGAATGCGTGCTGATTTTTACCCCTGTCCTGACTAAGGAAGAGGTAGAAAAAGTGGTAGGCGATTATCAGGAGTTGATTAAATCCCAGGGTGGTGAAATCGTACATACCGATTTCTGGGGGATTAAATCACTCGCTTACCCTATTAAGAAAAAAACCACCGGATTTTATTTGGTTATAGAGTATTCCGCTCCGGGAGAATCTACTGCTAAATTAGAGATTTTTTACAAACGCGATGAGCGTATTTTGCGTTTCTTAACTACTCAATTAGACAAATTTGCGGTAGAGTATAACGAAAGAAAACGCAAAGGGCTGATAGGCAAAGGGGTGAAAAACAAAGTAACCGGAAAAAGTGCCAATAAAGCAGAAGAAGATTTTGAAGACTTGGTTATTTCAGATGACTTTCAAAACATGGAGGACTAA
- the cysC gene encoding adenylyl-sulfate kinase: protein MSILPENIYPIFHQLVQREEKEKLLNQTGVAVWLTGLSGSGKSTIAKGLEELFYRQNILTMVLDGDNVRTGINKNLGFSDTDRHENIRRIAEVAKLFVHCGIVTICSFVSPTLDNRSLAKEIIGQSDFVEVYINAPLSVCEARDVKGLYKKARAGQIPDFTGISAPFEPPVKPDFEILTDQTTPEEAVSQLFDFLLPKIRVNQQ from the coding sequence ATGAGCATATTACCGGAAAATATCTATCCCATTTTTCATCAATTGGTGCAAAGAGAGGAAAAAGAAAAACTGTTGAATCAAACCGGAGTTGCAGTTTGGCTTACCGGTCTTTCAGGCTCCGGAAAAAGTACAATTGCCAAAGGGTTGGAAGAGTTGTTTTACCGGCAAAATATATTGACAATGGTATTGGATGGCGATAATGTCAGAACAGGAATCAATAAAAACCTTGGATTTTCTGACACAGACCGGCATGAAAATATCAGACGAATTGCAGAGGTTGCCAAATTGTTTGTCCATTGCGGAATTGTTACTATTTGTTCTTTTGTCAGTCCTACATTGGATAACCGGAGCTTGGCCAAAGAAATAATCGGACAATCAGATTTTGTTGAAGTTTATATCAATGCCCCTTTGTCGGTTTGTGAAGCCCGTGATGTGAAAGGGTTGTACAAAAAAGCAAGAGCCGGTCAAATTCCTGATTTTACAGGTATCAGTGCTCCTTTTGAACCTCCTGTAAAACCGGATTTTGAAATATTGACAGATCAAACCACCCCCGAAGAAGCGGTTAGTCAGCTTTTTGATTTCCTGCTTCCAAAAATCAGGGTAAACCAACAATAA
- the rplI gene encoding 50S ribosomal protein L9, giving the protein MEIILIQDVAGLGEQYQTVKVKDGYGRNYLIPQKLGLIANRSNKAIIAERIRQSRSKEDKLIQSIEAMVERIKMNPIKVGAKVGTTEKIFGSVTNVQLAEAIKQQTGIEVDRRKLTIDEDVKMLGSYQAVLYFREDLKYLIDFEVVAE; this is encoded by the coding sequence ATGGAAATAATACTCATTCAGGATGTAGCCGGATTGGGAGAACAATACCAAACCGTTAAAGTCAAAGATGGCTACGGGAGAAACTATCTGATACCTCAAAAACTTGGCTTGATTGCCAACCGATCCAACAAAGCAATAATTGCTGAGCGTATTCGTCAATCGCGCTCAAAAGAGGATAAACTGATACAGAGCATTGAAGCTATGGTTGAGCGAATTAAAATGAATCCTATTAAAGTAGGTGCTAAAGTAGGAACAACCGAAAAAATCTTCGGTAGTGTTACTAACGTTCAGCTTGCCGAGGCCATCAAACAACAAACCGGTATCGAAGTTGATCGCCGCAAACTGACGATTGACGAAGATGTCAAAATGTTGGGTTCTTATCAGGCAGTTTTGTACTTCCGCGAAGATCTTAAGTATCTGATTGATTTTGAAGTAGTGGCAGAATAA
- a CDS encoding 30S ribosomal protein S18 has protein sequence MSANKEIRFLTAPKLGRNVKKYCRFKRSGIRYIDYKNPDFLLKFINDQGKILPRRLTGNSLKFQRRIAQAVKRARHIALLPYVADNLK, from the coding sequence ATGAGCGCAAATAAAGAAATCAGATTCCTTACTGCCCCCAAGTTGGGTCGCAATGTTAAAAAATACTGTCGTTTCAAACGTTCAGGTATCCGTTATATTGACTACAAAAACCCCGATTTTTTGTTGAAATTCATCAACGATCAGGGTAAAATCCTACCTCGCCGTCTTACCGGAAATTCATTAAAATTCCAACGTAGAATTGCACAAGCTGTTAAGCGTGCCCGCCACATAGCTTTGTTGCCTTATGTTGCTGACAATTTAAAATAA